A region of Kineosporia sp. NBRC 101731 DNA encodes the following proteins:
- the pssD gene encoding PssD/Cps14F family polysaccharide biosynthesis glycosyltransferase, producing the protein MRVLMVCSSGGHLSQLHVLEDWWGQHDTHWVTFDTEHARSLLAGRPTIWAHHPTTRNIPNLLRNFGLAVKTMLRQRPDVVVSTGAGVALPFFLMARLLRVPTAYLEVYDRITSPTLTGRLCAPLSNVFMVQWPEQTALYPRGVVVGRVF; encoded by the coding sequence ATGCGCGTACTCATGGTCTGTTCCAGTGGTGGGCATCTCAGTCAGCTGCACGTGCTGGAAGACTGGTGGGGTCAGCACGACACCCACTGGGTCACGTTCGACACCGAGCACGCCCGGTCGCTGCTGGCCGGTCGTCCGACGATCTGGGCCCACCACCCCACCACCCGCAACATCCCGAACCTGCTGCGCAATTTCGGTCTGGCGGTGAAGACCATGCTGCGCCAGCGCCCCGACGTGGTGGTGAGCACCGGTGCGGGTGTGGCCCTGCCGTTCTTCCTGATGGCCCGGCTCCTTCGGGTGCCCACCGCATACCTCGAGGTCTACGACCGCATCACCTCACCCACCCTCACCGGACGGCTCTGCGCACCGTTGAGCAACGTCTTCATGGTGCAGTGGCCGGAGCAGACCGCCCTCTATCCGCGCGGAGTGGTGGTCGGCCGGGTCTTCTGA
- a CDS encoding glycosyltransferase, which produces MSTDSSARPREFEASYGADIFVTVGTDHHPFDRLVAWADAWARDHPRARVTVQYGHGTAPDTAQGVVSLPAAGVRARMAAADVVITQGGPGGIIDCRATGRLPIVVPRRHDLGEHVDDHQVAFATHMAEVGRIALATDEATFRQLMTRALTDPGAFRVEPESSPTASTVAAIDAEINRIARRRRR; this is translated from the coding sequence ATGAGCACGGATTCGAGCGCACGACCCCGCGAGTTCGAAGCCAGCTACGGGGCAGATATTTTCGTGACGGTCGGCACCGATCACCACCCGTTCGACCGGCTCGTCGCCTGGGCCGACGCCTGGGCCCGCGATCACCCCCGGGCCCGGGTGACTGTGCAGTACGGCCACGGCACTGCCCCGGACACCGCTCAGGGCGTGGTTTCCCTACCCGCGGCCGGTGTCCGGGCCCGCATGGCCGCGGCCGATGTGGTGATCACCCAGGGTGGGCCGGGCGGCATCATCGACTGCCGGGCGACGGGACGGCTCCCGATCGTCGTGCCCCGGCGTCACGACCTCGGCGAGCACGTCGACGACCACCAGGTCGCCTTCGCCACGCACATGGCCGAGGTCGGCCGTATTGCCCTGGCTACCGACGAGGCGACGTTCCGGCAGCTCATGACCCGGGCACTCACCGATCCCGGCGCCTTCCGGGTCGAGCCGGAGAGCTCCCCCACCGCCTCCACCGTGGCCGCGATCGACGCGGAGATCAACCGCATCGCCCGCCGCCGGAGGCGCTGA
- a CDS encoding flippase: MTTDTSRPGADLGGAARNGAIALAGSGIAAVTGLLLNVVIGRGFGPSASGEFFVVVAVLTVITTIGKLGADTGLVWAVARHRALQRPRDIRTTLWVGVVPSLAAGVLMAVALYLLAPWLADVIGAGDDLDTLFRFSAPFVIVAGPGMVLAAGLRGAGNILGYAAVQNVIVPGLRPVLAGIALVAGLGLSAAILTWNLPFVVGLAIAVVLVARRTRAIERAHPDAVPSRPVREVASEFWRFSGPRAVTAALEAAIVWSDVLVVAALASPRDAGIYAAASRFILTGTLAEGAMRVAMAPEISRLLALGDLPGAARLSSVVTQWTVLLSWPLYLVLALYSPAVLSVFGPGFDDGATALTMLSVAMLLVMSAGNNQTILLMSGRSGLQMANRVLALGGNLAMNFLLVPIWGMNGAAVAWSVTWVADALLVMLEVRYAVGLERTWRRVYPAMLMSALAFLPTGLVYRTLTDGSAWAAVTCCLVGVLAFVLLVVKNTHRLDMAPMRAAIPFRRG; the protein is encoded by the coding sequence ATGACAACCGATACCTCGCGCCCGGGAGCCGATCTCGGCGGCGCGGCCCGCAACGGCGCCATCGCCCTGGCCGGCTCCGGCATTGCCGCGGTGACCGGCCTCCTGCTCAACGTGGTGATCGGGCGGGGCTTCGGCCCGTCTGCATCCGGTGAGTTCTTCGTCGTGGTGGCCGTTCTCACCGTCATCACGACGATCGGCAAGCTGGGCGCCGACACCGGGCTGGTCTGGGCCGTGGCGCGGCACCGGGCTCTGCAACGGCCCCGCGACATCCGCACCACGCTGTGGGTGGGCGTGGTGCCGTCGCTGGCCGCCGGGGTGCTGATGGCGGTGGCGCTGTACCTGCTGGCGCCGTGGCTGGCCGACGTGATCGGGGCGGGCGACGACCTGGACACCCTGTTCCGGTTCAGCGCGCCCTTCGTGATCGTGGCCGGGCCCGGGATGGTGCTGGCCGCGGGGTTGCGGGGGGCCGGCAACATCCTCGGCTACGCGGCTGTGCAGAACGTGATCGTGCCTGGCCTGCGGCCGGTCCTGGCCGGGATCGCACTGGTCGCCGGACTGGGGCTGAGCGCGGCCATCCTGACCTGGAACCTGCCGTTCGTGGTGGGTCTGGCGATCGCGGTGGTGCTGGTGGCCCGCCGTACCCGGGCGATCGAGCGGGCCCATCCAGATGCGGTCCCGTCGCGTCCGGTGCGCGAGGTGGCCTCCGAGTTCTGGCGGTTCAGCGGTCCCCGGGCGGTCACGGCGGCTCTGGAGGCCGCGATCGTCTGGTCGGACGTGCTCGTGGTCGCCGCCCTGGCCTCCCCGCGCGATGCCGGTATCTACGCGGCGGCCAGCCGGTTCATCCTGACCGGCACCCTGGCCGAGGGAGCCATGCGGGTCGCGATGGCCCCGGAGATCAGCCGGCTGCTGGCCCTGGGCGATCTGCCCGGGGCGGCGCGGCTCTCGTCGGTCGTGACGCAGTGGACCGTGCTGCTGTCGTGGCCGCTCTACCTGGTGCTCGCCCTGTACTCACCGGCTGTGCTCTCGGTGTTCGGGCCCGGGTTCGACGACGGCGCAACGGCTCTGACGATGCTGTCGGTCGCCATGCTGCTGGTGATGTCGGCAGGCAACAACCAGACCATCCTGCTGATGAGTGGCCGCAGCGGTCTGCAGATGGCGAACCGGGTACTGGCCCTGGGCGGCAACCTGGCGATGAACTTCCTGCTGGTGCCGATCTGGGGGATGAACGGCGCGGCCGTGGCCTGGTCGGTCACCTGGGTGGCCGACGCGCTGCTGGTGATGCTCGAGGTGCGGTACGCCGTGGGCCTGGAACGCACGTGGCGGCGGGTCTACCCGGCGATGCTGATGTCAGCGCTGGCGTTCCTGCCGACCGGACTGGTCTACCGGACGCTGACCGACGGCAGCGCTTGGGCGGCCGTGACCTGTTGCCTGGTAGGTGTCCTCGCCTTCGTTCTCCTGGTGGTGAAAAACACCCACCGGCTGGACATGGCCCCGATGCGGGCGGCCATACCGTTCCGGCGGGGGTAG